In Nicotiana tabacum cultivar K326 chromosome 19, ASM71507v2, whole genome shotgun sequence, one DNA window encodes the following:
- the LOC107789989 gene encoding putative sodium/metabolite cotransporter BASS2, chloroplastic produces MAISLCFTPLTSNPKHHPRIPLYKPINPITLTSPKILSPNLKTIIKCVPENSQNLAVISAKPRWENWLLTAANLFPVYVTVGGIVACLKPSTFSWFVNSGPTSYSLALWFIMLAMGLTLEVKELINLLLQRPLSILFGCAAQYTIMPALGMILSKILGLSPSISVGLILLACSPGGTASNVVTLIAQGDVPLSIVMTACTTIGAVLLTPSLTKILAGTYVPVDALKLSISTLQVVVAPLLVGSYMQHKFPKAVKLFTPFAPLLAVLATSLVASSIFSENVGRLRSSVVGISFSSNLPLLNRAQNVLTSEFGLVVVSVALLHFAGFFVGYLSAALAGFGEPQRRAVSIEVGMQNSALAVVLATSHFSSPAVALPAATSAIVMNLMGSCLGFFWRCISPTQPRSSLEVADKS; encoded by the exons ATGGCGATATCTCTTTGCTTCACTCCACTCACTTCCAACCCAAAACACCATCCAAGAATCCCCCTTTATAAACCCATCAACCCCATTACTCTAACAAGTCCAAAGATTCTAAGCCCAAATCTTAAGACAATAATTAAATGTGTTCCTGAAAATTCTCAGAATCTTGCTGTGATTTCAGCAAAACCCAGATGGGAAAATTGGTTGTTAACTGCAGCCAACCTTTTCCCTGTCTATGTAACGGTTGGTGGGATTGTTGCCTGCTTAAAGCCATCAACTTTTTCATGGTTTGTGAATTCTGGCCCTACTTCATATAGTTTGGCTCTTTGGTTTATTATGCTTGCAATGGGTCTTACATTGGAGGTCAAAGAGTTAATCAACTTGTTGTTGCAAAGGCCTCTTTCT ATTCTATTTGGTTGTGCTGCTCAATATACAATTATGCCAGCCTTGGGAATGATTCTCAGCAAAATTTTGGGTCTCTCTCCTTCAATTTCAGTTGGTCTAATATTGCTTGCTTGTAGCCCTGGAGGTACAGCGTCCAACGTG GTAACCTTAATTGCACAAGGAGATGTTCCTTTATCAATTGTGATGACAGCATGCACCACAATTGGTGCAGTGCTTCTCACTCCCTCCTTGACGAAGATTCTAGCAGGAACTTATGTTCCTGTGGATGCTCTTAAGCTTTCCATCAGCACGCTTCAG GTTGTGGTTGCTCCACTTCTTGTAGGTTCTTATATGCAGCACAAATTTCCGAAGGCGGTGAAACTTTTTACACCTTTTGCTCCCCTTCTAGCAGTCTTAGCTACTTCTCTTGTTGCTTCCAG TATATTCTCCGAAAATGTTGGGCGTCTGAGATCTTCTGTGGTTGGCATATCATTCTCTTCCAATTTGCCTCTGCTCAATCGTGCTCAGAATGTGCTAACTAGTGAATTTGGGCTTGTTGTGGTCTCTGTAGCATTGCTTCATTTTGCTGGTTTCTTTGTTGG GTATCTGTCTGCTGCTTTGGCTGGTTTTGGTGAACCTCAAAGACGGGCTGTATCCATTGAG GTGGGCATGCAAAATTCCGCCTTGGCTGTGGTTTTAGCAACCTCCCATTTTTCTTCACCGGCAGTTGCACTACCTGCTGCAACTTCAGCTATTGTAATGAATTTAATGGGTAGTTGTTTAGGTTTCTTTTGGAGATGTATCAGCCCTACTCAACCAAGGAGTAGTCTTGAAGTAGCTGATAAATCATGA
- the LOC107758958 gene encoding glyoxylase I 4-like, with product MGKEIVKAEEITAFNWSSDSSSTTSSSPDEEITRMPLLALNHVSFVCKSVSKSVQFYEQVFGFVLIQRPSSFDFDGAWLFNHGIGIHLLGKEDAASKKGKINPKDNHISFQCSDMDLIIERLEELKIEYVTATVKEGRVTVDQLFFHDPDGNMIEICNCQNIPILPLSSCPLKKFNKYPTFKQTMPNSFYGNGTSKMNCLGEMEYLMMENLAMNMIDISF from the exons ATGGGAAAAGAGATAGTGAAAGCTGAGGAGATCACTGCCTTCAACTGGTCATCAGATTCATCATCTACGACATCATCCTCACCTGATGAGGAAATTACAAGGATGCCTTTGTTAGCATTAAATCATGTTTCGTTTGTTTGCAAGTCTGTTTCCAAAAGTGTTCAATTCTATGAGCAAGTTTTTGGATTTGTCCTCATCCAGAGGCCCTCTTCCTTTGACTTTGATGGAGCTTG GTTGTTCAACCATGGAATTGGAATACATTTATTAGGAAAAGAAGATGCAGCGTCAAAGAAGGGAAAGATAAACCCAAAAGACAATCACATTTCATTCCAATGCTCGGATATGGACCTCATAATTGAGAGATTGGAAGAGTTGAAGATTGAGTATGTAACAGCAACTGTGAAAGAAGGTAGAGTCACTGTAGATCAACTCTTCTTCCACGACCCAGATGGAAACATGATTGAGATTTGCAATTGCCAAAATATTCCAATTCTTCCACTTTCTTCTTGCCCTCTCAAGAAGTTCAACAAATATCCAACCTTCAAACAAACCATGCCAAATTCTTTTTACG GGAATGGAACCAGTAAAATGAATTGCTTAGGAGAAATGGAATATCTGATGATGGAGAACTTAGCAATGAACATGATTGACATTTCATTCTGA